In one Roseburia intestinalis L1-82 genomic region, the following are encoded:
- a CDS encoding Ig-like domain-containing protein, with translation MRERGRKNRTSATMLAGWKKAVVLMLALIMCISSIVVPQPEEVSAKQATYIDYFGEDQPKNQIVFATSDDAKWHKTQEHCCNISTYRHYHCMKKKTVYAGEKFTIVPVAMFKNGVVVGSKNSKDGIKSGELKYKSSNTSIATVNAKGVVTVKKKGKCKITVTSIYDSKVKGTLSLTVSKGKQKAKITLKEKKASIVVGKTTTVKVKSFKGISNKNIAFSSSDKKVATVSSKGKVTGKKAGKATITVTSLINKKVKAVFKVTVKTADMIDTDYSEKGKGKIVLAENSVTLYPEKSFHKIYDHCGDAETLEYYTEDYSSQDHFIGKQLLVQKEKYGQAQIKVKRITGVKNSAVSYKSSNTSVAAVSSTGFVTPKKVGTATITVTSKANKKVQAKYKVTVKKNDMVLAVGFDMYDNIKYYVKKNDDGTIEYRLRGVATEFFAADKKVATSCDYADAIASNNKIIMSSSNENILRVKDESYLQAIGKGSAIITLKTADGRWSYSWKVTVSDKTTSFAEYRTGCTTGADRDKNAEKDGFVTKL, from the coding sequence ATGAGAGAGAGAGGAAGAAAGAACAGAACCAGTGCCACAATGCTGGCAGGATGGAAAAAAGCAGTCGTACTGATGCTGGCACTTATCATGTGCATCAGCAGCATCGTAGTACCACAGCCGGAGGAAGTATCGGCAAAGCAGGCAACATACATTGATTACTTTGGAGAGGATCAGCCAAAGAATCAGATCGTGTTTGCAACATCGGATGATGCCAAATGGCATAAAACGCAGGAACATTGTTGCAATATTTCTACATACAGACATTATCACTGCATGAAAAAGAAAACTGTTTATGCAGGAGAGAAGTTCACGATTGTTCCGGTTGCCATGTTTAAAAATGGAGTGGTGGTAGGATCAAAAAACAGTAAAGACGGTATCAAATCCGGTGAACTGAAATACAAATCCTCGAACACCAGCATTGCAACAGTAAATGCAAAGGGTGTTGTGACAGTAAAGAAAAAAGGAAAATGTAAGATCACTGTGACATCCATCTATGATTCCAAGGTAAAAGGAACATTGAGTCTGACTGTAAGCAAAGGAAAGCAGAAAGCAAAGATCACTTTAAAAGAGAAAAAAGCATCCATTGTTGTCGGAAAGACAACCACTGTCAAAGTAAAATCCTTTAAAGGGATCAGCAATAAGAACATTGCCTTTTCTTCCAGTGACAAAAAAGTTGCAACGGTATCATCCAAAGGAAAAGTAACCGGCAAGAAAGCAGGAAAGGCAACGATCACTGTAACTTCCCTAATCAACAAGAAAGTAAAAGCTGTGTTTAAGGTAACCGTAAAAACGGCGGATATGATTGATACGGACTATTCCGAAAAAGGAAAAGGTAAGATCGTACTTGCAGAAAACAGTGTAACTTTATATCCGGAAAAATCTTTCCATAAGATTTATGATCATTGTGGAGATGCAGAGACTCTTGAATATTATACAGAAGATTATAGTAGTCAGGATCATTTTATTGGAAAACAGCTTTTAGTGCAGAAAGAGAAATACGGACAGGCACAGATCAAAGTAAAACGGATCACTGGTGTAAAGAACAGTGCTGTTTCCTATAAGTCCAGCAACACAAGTGTTGCAGCTGTTTCTTCCACCGGTTTTGTGACACCGAAAAAGGTGGGAACTGCAACGATTACAGTTACGTCAAAAGCCAATAAGAAAGTCCAGGCGAAATACAAGGTAACGGTTAAGAAAAACGACATGGTGCTGGCAGTTGGATTTGATATGTACGATAATATCAAGTACTATGTGAAGAAAAATGATGATGGTACGATTGAATATAGATTAAGAGGAGTAGCAACTGAATTTTTCGCGGCAGATAAAAAAGTGGCAACTTCATGTGATTATGCGGATGCTATTGCAAGCAATAATAAGATTATTATGTCTAGTAGCAATGAAAATATCTTAAGAGTAAAGGATGAATCCTATCTTCAAGCTATAGGAAAAGGATCAGCTATTATTACCTTAAAAACAGCTGATGGACGTTGGAGTTATTCATGGAAGGTAACTGTTAGTGACAAGACAACATCATTTGCTGAATATAGGACAGGATGTACTACAGGAGCTGATAGAGATAAAAATGCAGAAAAGGATGGTTTTGTAACAAAACTTTAA
- a CDS encoding InlB B-repeat-containing protein: MRNRITQLSRFLLLCAVMFLFTMIPQSVKAITVEEAGEAYMTDSQAGAGQPLYGRLNINYTGNTNYDTWAYDIVTNYNTYDSEKDQYKAAETVLKKADNSVIGKKIKNNRSAKLTKSSGGDGTVRAAYLVWQARTSVDRSTTDAAALAKSEIAFVLPDGSAKLIKAQYATYDNRSIDYIDQKKENGVNKQYTFVNMYADVTDIINKSSKIYGTYSVFNIPYYEHIGGGEGAGGWQLIVVENCDITVPMRAVRLRMSADFNIDDVSKHDGEWVEKDIKTGMVTKVKSKAYKANDKEPLTGQYLTIFVYSGNTAVNLTKLNLYAQKETEKFNKNKRIFGLSKEVSPYLSINGEALYDEVTTTRGDLVDFTIPKESTQPAYANDKYTLQANTGDETHWVTMFVTGIAVDISDNFAEGAQVTTVKSPTTVTVSQKITNKTLQSKTGYYNGKLVVTLDEALTPTNTKPKLTVYNKEADKTTTITGVWNAKEHTVTFSVDTQGETAIGKSKFVNPSKGSYISYSIDCTYEKNSGKEEFKNGSKLSGDLRSQNVATGTTIDDILSEESTGIPIYVLTVKIDKTATNKAVTDVYIKASGKAAKAVENIKAAAPDAGGTVNSSSTVSGDYYMASYEVSCGATIITTPAFNTGYQFSKWTDLNEKTNESKDRKVTSDMVNDKTYAYERSMPACNLTLTLTGIGEPYEVRYYINTPRALTSTDVWKVGNTFTLIGNSATETATKSYTGTQISSICKNNTPYIYKTYRYGTYYNAALSSSITINGYRKVISGTHTKAGWWTAASGGTYVNVDGAASGDNQGKICASDWRGYAKSGTLSNGTKGKIISLYAHWELDQAEYTVRHWKQKADGIASTHDDKNYELAETETKKAQIGSKVTPAVKTYTGFDSPKTQTKEVTADGKMVIDYYYERHLYNVTLNAGTGIEKTTGGGSYRYGQSVTIDAAVKEGYHWLNWKGNYKGGSGGEQTVDAKKFVFTMPAGNVTMTANAEANKYTIHFDPNGGAGHINDIEATYDEDVTLPDVWNADGTAAYVKYTLDGQNVTEDVIAGVIPKAMMDGYEEETEEIEDTEDPDNAEDPEGAGNSEDEDSENNGDDSDAGNSDADAQNSMNAVEEAGNAETADNSDESDDAEMADSSDEADEAEMADNSDESDDTDNPDVTDDTDQNEKVAVTKENKDDAEDIDALNDLEEEDIEENKKAEEPKKKVYASVFMGWSLEDGKDTFIPQWKAGDAVRNLVAEDGGEITLYAVWDDCPWIQAQDLYYTLEQAQSGFITEEEILSHATATDREDGSPILPGTNPAPSDPEVFTSFTIPDYQAEEFTNLQHDFAASENLTVVDHTGNTYVKQIMVHVTDTTPKKLTQMDLAGVTRFINSKYYNKSFEEGGLEDNSIWKVDPEYKAALESALNNMDHDTPAETYVFSKETIKQMKQYVETHGIGNSKEPDALNNFYNQFLAPNRK; encoded by the coding sequence ATGAGAAACAGGATAACACAATTAAGCAGATTTTTACTGCTCTGTGCAGTAATGTTTTTGTTCACCATGATCCCACAGAGTGTGAAAGCGATCACGGTAGAAGAAGCAGGAGAAGCCTATATGACGGATTCACAGGCGGGGGCAGGACAACCGCTGTATGGACGGTTGAATATCAACTATACTGGAAATACGAACTATGATACATGGGCTTACGATATTGTTACAAACTATAACACCTATGACAGTGAAAAAGACCAGTATAAAGCCGCTGAAACGGTATTGAAAAAAGCAGATAACTCCGTGATTGGAAAGAAGATCAAAAATAACAGATCTGCAAAGCTTACAAAATCGTCAGGTGGGGATGGAACAGTACGGGCTGCATATTTGGTATGGCAGGCAAGAACAAGTGTAGACAGATCGACGACAGATGCAGCTGCTTTGGCAAAATCAGAAATCGCCTTTGTACTGCCGGATGGATCGGCAAAACTGATAAAGGCACAGTATGCAACTTATGATAACCGGTCGATCGATTATATAGATCAAAAAAAGGAAAATGGAGTAAATAAACAGTACACTTTTGTCAATATGTATGCAGATGTAACAGACATCATTAATAAAAGCAGCAAGATCTATGGAACGTATTCCGTATTCAACATTCCGTATTATGAACATATCGGTGGCGGTGAGGGCGCCGGAGGATGGCAGCTGATCGTTGTGGAAAACTGTGATATAACGGTTCCGATGAGAGCAGTACGTCTTAGAATGTCTGCGGATTTTAATATTGATGATGTTTCAAAACACGATGGAGAATGGGTAGAGAAAGATATCAAGACCGGAATGGTCACAAAAGTGAAGTCAAAGGCATATAAGGCGAATGATAAAGAGCCGTTAACTGGACAATATCTGACGATTTTTGTGTATAGTGGGAACACGGCAGTTAATCTGACAAAACTGAATCTGTATGCACAGAAAGAAACTGAAAAGTTTAATAAAAACAAACGGATTTTCGGACTGTCAAAGGAAGTGAGTCCATATTTATCGATTAATGGAGAGGCACTGTACGATGAAGTAACGACGACAAGGGGAGATTTGGTTGATTTTACAATTCCCAAAGAGAGTACACAGCCTGCCTATGCAAATGATAAATACACGCTGCAGGCCAATACAGGGGATGAAACGCACTGGGTTACCATGTTTGTGACGGGTATTGCGGTAGATATTTCGGATAACTTTGCAGAAGGAGCTCAGGTTACGACAGTAAAAAGCCCGACAACAGTTACTGTTTCACAGAAGATTACCAATAAGACGCTGCAGTCTAAGACGGGATATTACAATGGAAAACTGGTTGTTACATTAGACGAAGCATTAACTCCGACGAATACAAAACCAAAACTCACGGTTTATAATAAGGAGGCTGATAAAACAACCACAATTACAGGCGTTTGGAATGCAAAAGAGCATACCGTAACGTTTTCAGTAGATACGCAAGGTGAAACAGCTATTGGAAAAAGTAAATTTGTAAATCCAAGCAAAGGAAGTTATATTAGTTACAGCATCGACTGTACATATGAAAAAAATTCCGGAAAAGAGGAATTTAAGAATGGATCTAAACTGTCCGGAGATCTAAGATCGCAAAATGTTGCAACAGGTACTACCATTGATGACATATTATCGGAAGAATCGACAGGAATTCCAATTTATGTACTCACTGTCAAAATCGACAAAACTGCTACAAACAAAGCGGTAACGGATGTATATATAAAAGCAAGCGGTAAGGCTGCTAAGGCAGTTGAAAATATAAAAGCGGCTGCACCAGATGCAGGAGGTACAGTAAACAGTAGCAGCACGGTATCCGGTGATTATTATATGGCATCGTATGAGGTGTCGTGCGGTGCAACAATTATTACAACACCAGCTTTCAACACCGGTTATCAGTTCAGCAAATGGACGGATCTCAATGAAAAGACCAACGAATCCAAAGACCGCAAGGTAACATCGGACATGGTAAATGATAAGACCTATGCCTATGAGAGAAGCATGCCGGCCTGTAACCTGACGCTGACACTTACCGGCATCGGGGAGCCATACGAAGTCCGTTATTACATAAACACACCAAGGGCATTGACGAGTACGGATGTATGGAAAGTCGGTAATACATTTACGCTGATCGGAAACAGTGCTACAGAGACAGCGACAAAGAGTTATACCGGAACACAGATCAGCAGTATCTGTAAAAATAACACACCGTATATCTATAAAACATACCGTTACGGCACCTATTATAATGCTGCATTGTCAAGCAGTATCACGATCAATGGTTACCGTAAAGTGATCAGTGGAACCCATACGAAAGCCGGATGGTGGACTGCAGCAAGCGGTGGAACCTATGTAAATGTGGACGGAGCAGCATCCGGAGATAATCAGGGCAAGATCTGTGCCAGTGACTGGCGGGGCTATGCAAAGAGTGGTACTTTATCCAACGGAACCAAAGGAAAGATCATTTCCCTGTATGCACACTGGGAACTGGATCAGGCAGAATATACCGTCCGCCACTGGAAACAGAAAGCAGATGGTATTGCATCAACCCATGACGATAAAAACTATGAACTTGCCGAAACAGAGACGAAAAAAGCACAGATCGGAAGCAAGGTTACTCCTGCAGTAAAGACATACACCGGTTTTGACAGCCCGAAAACACAGACGAAAGAGGTAACTGCAGATGGAAAGATGGTCATTGATTATTATTATGAAAGACATCTATATAATGTAACATTAAATGCCGGAACCGGCATTGAAAAGACGACCGGAGGCGGATCGTACCGCTATGGACAGAGCGTCACCATCGATGCGGCAGTAAAAGAAGGCTATCACTGGTTAAACTGGAAAGGAAATTATAAAGGCGGATCCGGTGGGGAGCAGACCGTAGATGCTAAGAAGTTTGTATTTACGATGCCGGCCGGAAATGTCACGATGACAGCCAATGCAGAGGCAAATAAATATACGATCCATTTTGATCCGAACGGTGGAGCCGGACATATCAATGATATTGAAGCAACGTATGATGAAGACGTAACGCTACCGGATGTATGGAATGCAGACGGAACAGCAGCCTATGTGAAATATACACTGGATGGACAAAACGTGACAGAGGATGTTATTGCCGGAGTGATTCCAAAGGCAATGATGGATGGATATGAAGAGGAAACGGAAGAAATCGAAGATACTGAAGATCCGGATAATGCGGAAGACCCAGAGGGTGCCGGTAATTCAGAGGATGAGGATTCCGAAAACAATGGAGATGATTCGGATGCAGGTAATTCAGATGCAGACGCACAGAATTCCATGAATGCTGTGGAAGAAGCAGGCAATGCAGAAACTGCAGACAACTCTGATGAATCAGACGATGCAGAAATGGCAGACAGTTCCGATGAAGCAGACGAGGCAGAAATGGCAGATAATTCTGATGAATCAGATGATACAGACAATCCTGATGTAACAGACGATACGGATCAGAATGAAAAAGTTGCCGTGACAAAAGAGAATAAAGATGATGCCGAAGATATTGATGCTCTCAATGACTTAGAGGAAGAAGACATCGAGGAAAATAAGAAAGCCGAGGAGCCAAAGAAAAAAGTCTACGCATCCGTATTTATGGGCTGGTCCTTAGAAGATGGCAAAGACACCTTTATCCCACAGTGGAAAGCCGGAGATGCCGTTCGGAACCTTGTGGCAGAAGATGGTGGAGAGATCACACTTTATGCTGTCTGGGACGACTGCCCGTGGATTCAGGCACAGGATCTCTATTATACCTTAGAGCAGGCACAGAGTGGTTTTATCACGGAAGAAGAAATCTTAAGCCATGCAACGGCAACCGACCGGGAAGATGGAAGTCCGATTTTACCGGGAACCAATCCGGCACCGAGTGATCCGGAAGTGTTCACATCTTTCACGATCCCGGACTACCAGGCAGAAGAATTTACAAATCTGCAGCATGATTTTGCCGCATCGGAAAATCTGACTGTAGTTGACCATACAGGAAATACTTATGTGAAACAGATCATGGTGCATGTGACCGATACCACACCGAAAAAACTCACACAGATGGATCTGGCCGGAGTTACCCGTTTCATCAACAGCAAATATTATAACAAATCGTTTGAAGAAGGCGGACTTGAAGATAATTCTATCTGGAAAGTCGATCCGGAATACAAGGCAGCACTGGAAAGCGCATTAAATAACATGGATCATGATACCCCGGCGGAAACCTATGTATTTTCAAAGGAAACGATCAAACAGATGAAACAATATGTGGAAACTCACGGAATTGGAAACAGCAAAGAACCGGATGCGTTGAATAACTTCTATAATCAGTTCCTTGCACCGAATAGGAAATAG
- the pepF gene encoding oligoendopeptidase F, with translation MAKELLKRSEVKEEYTWNLKDMYASDEDWKKDLDEIDKILDEIGKMEGKVAACAQNLLFVLERAAKAEEKLDYDFNYAERLFDEDQKNTAHQAMSQKMYSMLTKVSSQTAFIVPEILAMDEAVLEGYYKELPELELYRKQIEEIERTKAHTLSAEMEKLVAMTGDMAETSGQVYSIINNADFVFPEIKDEEGDTVRLSHGNFVPFEESADRRVRKDAFEGFYGVYKQYANTLAALYNGQVKQQVFYANARHYHSTLEAAVDANNVSPTVYHNLIDTINKNMDKMHRYVRLRKKCLGVDELHMYDVYTPMIADAAKKISFEEAKETVLKALAPLGEEYVAKVKEGFESRWIDVYENEGKRSGAYSAGAYGSHPYVLLNHNDTLDNMFTLAHEMGHAMHSYYSNSSQPYIYSQYKIFVAEVASTCNEVLLMEYLLKNTTDKKERAYLLNHYLDSFKGTVYRQTMFAEYEMLSNKMVEEGESLTAETLNKLYYDLNCKYFGPDMVSDSEIAYEWARIPHFYYNFYVYQYATGFSSAVALAHGILKEGAPAVERYKKFLSGGCSASPVELLKIAGVNLETPKPIQEALDVFGEVLDEIEALLAE, from the coding sequence ATGGCAAAAGAATTGTTAAAACGAAGCGAAGTAAAAGAAGAATATACATGGAATTTAAAAGATATGTATGCGTCCGACGAGGATTGGAAAAAAGATCTGGATGAGATTGACAAGATCCTGGATGAAATCGGAAAGATGGAAGGTAAAGTAGCTGCTTGTGCGCAAAATCTGTTATTTGTATTAGAACGCGCAGCTAAGGCAGAGGAAAAACTGGATTATGATTTTAATTATGCAGAGCGTCTGTTTGATGAAGACCAGAAAAATACGGCACATCAGGCAATGTCCCAGAAAATGTATTCTATGCTGACGAAGGTGTCAAGCCAGACTGCATTTATCGTTCCGGAGATCCTTGCAATGGATGAGGCTGTTCTGGAAGGATACTATAAAGAACTTCCAGAGTTAGAACTTTACCGTAAACAGATCGAGGAAATCGAGCGTACCAAGGCACATACACTTTCTGCTGAAATGGAAAAACTGGTAGCGATGACAGGCGATATGGCGGAGACATCCGGACAGGTATATTCCATCATCAACAACGCTGATTTTGTATTCCCGGAGATCAAAGATGAAGAGGGAGATACCGTAAGACTGTCCCATGGTAATTTCGTTCCGTTTGAGGAGTCGGCAGACCGCCGTGTGCGCAAGGATGCATTTGAGGGATTTTATGGTGTGTACAAACAGTATGCAAACACACTTGCTGCATTATATAATGGTCAGGTAAAACAGCAGGTTTTCTATGCAAATGCGAGACACTATCATTCAACACTGGAAGCCGCAGTGGATGCTAACAATGTTTCTCCGACTGTTTATCATAATCTGATCGATACGATCAATAAGAATATGGATAAAATGCACCGTTATGTACGTCTTCGCAAAAAATGCCTTGGCGTGGACGAACTGCATATGTACGACGTTTACACACCAATGATCGCAGATGCCGCAAAGAAGATTTCTTTTGAAGAAGCGAAAGAAACCGTGTTAAAGGCATTAGCACCACTTGGGGAAGAATATGTCGCAAAGGTAAAAGAGGGATTTGAAAGCCGCTGGATCGATGTTTATGAGAACGAGGGAAAGAGAAGCGGAGCTTATTCTGCAGGGGCTTATGGTTCACATCCATATGTGCTGTTAAATCATAATGATACCCTTGATAATATGTTTACGCTGGCACATGAAATGGGACATGCGATGCATTCCTATTATTCAAATTCCAGTCAGCCATACATTTACTCCCAGTATAAGATCTTTGTTGCAGAGGTGGCATCTACCTGTAACGAAGTGCTTTTAATGGAGTATTTGCTGAAAAATACAACTGATAAAAAGGAGCGTGCATATCTGCTCAACCATTATCTTGACAGCTTTAAGGGAACTGTTTACCGTCAGACTATGTTTGCTGAATATGAAATGTTAAGCAATAAGATGGTGGAAGAGGGAGAGAGCCTGACCGCTGAGACGTTAAATAAATTATATTATGACTTAAACTGCAAATATTTTGGACCGGATATGGTATCAGATTCTGAGATTGCCTACGAATGGGCAAGAATCCCTCATTTTTACTATAATTTCTATGTATATCAGTATGCAACGGGATTTTCTTCGGCAGTTGCACTGGCACATGGAATCTTAAAAGAGGGAGCACCTGCGGTAGAACGTTATAAGAAGTTTTTATCCGGTGGCTGTTCTGCCTCTCCGGTTGAGCTGCTTAAGATCGCCGGTGTCAACCTTGAAACACCAAAGCCAATCCAGGAGGCACTGGATGTATTTGGGGAAGTGCTTGATGAAATCGAGGCATTGCTTGCCGAATAA
- a CDS encoding HPr family phosphocarrier protein — translation MKQVEVLIDAPEKAKKLCHILSGHKGAFDLAKGRYTVDGKSIIGICTMDLSKPLTLTIHEEDDTVMEEIREFVVKGR, via the coding sequence TTGAAACAGGTAGAAGTATTGATCGATGCACCGGAAAAAGCAAAGAAGCTGTGTCATATCTTAAGTGGCCATAAAGGAGCGTTTGACCTTGCAAAAGGCAGATATACCGTAGATGGAAAATCAATCATTGGAATCTGTACGATGGATCTGTCAAAACCTCTGACACTGACCATACATGAGGAAGATGATACTGTGATGGAGGAAATCCGTGAATTTGTGGTAAAAGGAAGATAA
- the nadA gene encoding quinolinate synthase NadA, translated as MISLEELEEWKKKRDAVILAHYYVRPEVQALADYIGDSYFLSKKATELANKTIVLCGVTFMGESAKLLNPDKTVLMPDLAADCPMAHMVTKETVQAARDQYDDLAVVCYINSTQEIKSWSDVCVTSANAVKIVKNLPNKHILFIPDRNLAHFVAAAVPEKEFIYNEGFCIVHEFMQVEELLDLKAEHPDAKVLVHPECNHKIIEIADFIGSTSGIINFAGESSDKEFIIGTECGVLTKLKERRPDAEFYFPETTPTCVNMKKITPEKVLHVLKTGENEIHARPETEGAAKNALARMLELAGK; from the coding sequence ATGATAAGTTTGGAAGAATTAGAAGAGTGGAAAAAGAAAAGAGATGCCGTGATCCTGGCACATTATTATGTAAGACCGGAAGTCCAGGCACTTGCCGATTACATCGGAGATTCTTATTTCCTGAGTAAAAAGGCAACAGAGCTTGCAAATAAGACGATCGTACTCTGTGGCGTGACATTTATGGGCGAGAGTGCAAAATTGTTAAATCCGGATAAAACAGTACTGATGCCGGATCTTGCTGCGGACTGCCCGATGGCACATATGGTAACAAAAGAAACCGTACAGGCCGCGAGAGACCAGTACGATGACCTTGCGGTCGTGTGTTATATCAACTCGACACAGGAGATCAAATCGTGGTCGGATGTCTGTGTAACTTCTGCAAATGCGGTAAAGATTGTAAAAAATCTGCCGAATAAACATATTTTATTTATCCCGGACCGGAATCTGGCACATTTTGTCGCCGCAGCGGTGCCGGAAAAAGAATTCATTTACAATGAAGGATTTTGTATTGTACATGAATTTATGCAGGTAGAGGAATTGCTTGATTTAAAGGCAGAGCATCCGGATGCAAAAGTACTGGTTCACCCGGAATGCAATCATAAAATTATTGAAATCGCAGATTTTATCGGATCGACAAGCGGAATTATCAATTTTGCCGGGGAGAGCAGCGACAAAGAATTTATCATTGGCACGGAGTGCGGTGTTCTTACAAAATTAAAAGAGCGCAGACCGGATGCAGAGTTTTATTTCCCGGAAACAACACCGACCTGTGTGAATATGAAAAAAATCACGCCGGAAAAAGTGCTTCATGTGTTAAAAACAGGGGAAAATGAGATCCATGCAAGACCGGAAACGGAAGGCGCTGCAAAAAATGCGCTGGCAAGAATGTTAGAACTTGCCGGAAAATAA
- a CDS encoding L-aspartate oxidase, translating to MKNLYYDVVIAGCGVAGLYAALNLPEEMNILMLSKKDLESCDSMLAQGGICVLRDESDYDSYFEDTMRAGHYENRKESVDIMIRSSRDVINDLLNFGVRFAKNPDGSLAYTREGAHSRPRICFHEDITGKEITTTLLSHVKKCSNVTILEYTTMTDILVDGGKCTGMAAETKEGETLHIHADNTIMATGGIGGLYEHSTNFPILTGDACRIAKEHGVELEHMDYVQIHPTCLYSKKPGRSFLISESARGEGAVLLNHKGERFVNELLPRDVVTKAIQEEMKKEGVEYEWISFAHVPKEIILKHFPHIYEKCLEEGYDLLKEPAPIVPAQHYFMGGVHVNRDSATTMPNLYAVGETSCNGVHGKNRLASNSLLESLVFAKRAAVKIQNEEKGNEDHEFESNYHAACC from the coding sequence ATGAAAAATCTGTATTATGATGTAGTGATTGCAGGATGTGGTGTGGCAGGACTTTATGCGGCTTTGAATCTGCCGGAAGAAATGAATATTCTGATGCTTTCAAAAAAAGATTTGGAAAGCTGTGACTCCATGCTGGCACAGGGAGGAATCTGTGTACTGCGGGATGAATCTGATTACGATTCGTACTTTGAAGATACCATGCGGGCCGGACATTATGAAAATCGAAAGGAGAGCGTTGATATTATGATACGTTCCAGCCGGGATGTGATCAACGACCTGTTGAATTTTGGTGTCCGTTTTGCAAAAAATCCGGATGGAAGCCTTGCCTATACCAGGGAGGGAGCTCATTCCCGGCCGAGGATCTGCTTCCATGAGGATATTACCGGAAAGGAGATCACAACGACACTACTATCACATGTAAAAAAATGTTCGAATGTGACCATCTTAGAGTATACGACCATGACAGATATTTTGGTGGATGGTGGCAAATGCACCGGTATGGCCGCAGAAACAAAAGAAGGTGAAACGCTGCATATTCATGCAGACAATACAATTATGGCAACCGGAGGAATCGGGGGTCTTTATGAGCATTCCACCAATTTCCCAATACTGACCGGTGATGCATGCAGGATCGCAAAAGAACACGGTGTGGAACTTGAACATATGGACTATGTACAGATCCACCCAACATGCCTTTACAGTAAAAAGCCTGGAAGGAGTTTCCTGATCTCGGAATCAGCAAGGGGAGAAGGCGCAGTTCTTCTCAATCACAAAGGAGAACGGTTTGTCAATGAACTTCTGCCGCGTGATGTTGTGACAAAAGCAATACAGGAAGAAATGAAAAAAGAAGGTGTGGAGTATGAATGGATCTCATTTGCACATGTTCCAAAGGAAATCATTTTGAAGCATTTTCCGCACATTTATGAAAAATGTCTCGAAGAAGGGTATGATCTTTTAAAAGAACCGGCGCCTATCGTGCCGGCACAGCATTATTTTATGGGCGGTGTCCATGTGAACCGCGATTCTGCGACAACGATGCCAAATCTATATGCAGTCGGGGAGACGAGCTGCAACGGAGTTCACGGAAAGAATCGGCTTGCAAGCAACAGCCTGTTAGAGAGTCTTGTTTTTGCAAAACGTGCAGCAGTAAAAATACAAAATGAAGAGAAAGGAAATGAAGATCATGAATTTGAATCCAATTACCATGCAGCTTGTTGCTGA